The following are encoded together in the Poseidonibacter lekithochrous genome:
- a CDS encoding prephenate dehydrogenase, with protein sequence MNIGIVGLGLMGGSFAKAMKKYGIAKKVYGYARSEQSKKEIAELNLVDELVDMTTLKEKSDLIVLAIPVDNIITILPDLLDINANTTIMDLGSTKEFIVKNIPNEIRKNFVAAHPMCGSEKFGPKAAMDNLYEGKTVVLCNLEDNDDIHEQRAIKVFQDIGMRLVFMDSKNHDIHACYMSHLPHAISYSLANTVMGHEDPKSIIALAAGGFTDMSRIAKSSPDMWTDIFKQNKDNLLDSIDLFEEHMKKVRKMVENEEYDDLKQWMEKANTLHEIL encoded by the coding sequence TTGAATATCGGAATAGTTGGTTTAGGACTAATGGGTGGATCTTTTGCAAAAGCCATGAAAAAGTATGGCATTGCAAAAAAAGTATATGGTTATGCAAGAAGTGAGCAATCAAAAAAAGAGATTGCTGAATTGAATTTAGTTGATGAACTTGTTGATATGACAACACTTAAAGAAAAATCAGACTTAATAGTATTGGCAATACCTGTTGATAATATTATTACTATACTACCAGACTTATTAGATATTAATGCAAATACTACAATTATGGACCTAGGTTCAACAAAAGAGTTTATTGTAAAAAATATACCAAATGAAATTAGAAAAAACTTTGTTGCAGCACATCCAATGTGTGGTTCTGAGAAATTTGGACCAAAAGCTGCTATGGATAACCTATATGAAGGTAAAACTGTTGTTTTATGTAATTTAGAAGATAATGATGACATACATGAACAAAGAGCAATTAAAGTATTCCAAGATATTGGAATGAGACTTGTTTTTATGGATTCAAAAAACCATGATATTCATGCTTGTTATATGTCACATTTACCACATGCAATATCTTATTCTCTAGCAAATACGGTAATGGGTCATGAAGATCCAAAATCTATTATCGCACTAGCAGCTGGTGGTTTTACAGATATGAGTAGAATTGCAAAATCAAGTCCAGATATGTGGACTGATATTTTCAAACAAAATAAAGATAATCTATTAGATTCAATTGACTTATTTGAAGAACATATGAAAAAAGTAAGAAAAATGGTTGAAAATGAAGAGTACGATGATTTAAAACAGTGGATGGAAAAAGCAAATACTTTACATGAGATACTTTAA
- the folP gene encoding dihydropteroate synthase, with protein MNSYKISINDTKKVFSQLNCDTGGISILSKKSKLHTLYIKDMHVGAANILKQDALSIGAELAVPTGVITAKEKHVDGILIGTTKHFEILSRKELTQPFGLKDLAKDLKAYVQQNSNKTKIMGVLNANEDSFFSGSRFDEIQASSRIEEMISDGADIIDIGAVSSRPGSIAVEESVELQRVKSIVDAIYENKYFEKVDFSIDSYSPLVIDYVLNKGFKIVNDITGLSNDEVCKVSAKYNAQVIIMHMQNDPSNMQDNPEYENIMLDLDKYFQTQIQKAQSFGIKDIVLDVGIGFGKTLEHNLTLLNNMEHFKHFGFEVLIGASRKSMIDKIVSSSIEQRLPGTLAIHLESIKKGASIVRCHDVKEHYQAIKVLEAINSIN; from the coding sequence ATGAACTCATATAAAATATCAATTAATGATACAAAAAAAGTATTCTCACAATTAAACTGTGATACTGGTGGAATATCTATACTTTCAAAAAAATCAAAACTACATACCTTATATATAAAAGATATGCATGTTGGTGCTGCAAATATATTAAAACAAGATGCTTTATCTATTGGTGCTGAATTAGCAGTTCCAACTGGAGTTATTACAGCAAAAGAAAAACATGTAGATGGAATTTTAATTGGTACTACAAAACATTTTGAGATTTTAAGTAGAAAAGAATTAACACAACCTTTTGGATTAAAAGATTTAGCAAAAGATTTAAAAGCTTATGTACAACAAAATTCTAATAAGACTAAAATCATGGGTGTATTAAATGCTAATGAAGATTCATTTTTTTCTGGAAGTAGATTTGATGAGATTCAAGCATCTTCTAGAATTGAAGAGATGATTAGTGATGGTGCTGATATTATAGATATAGGTGCAGTATCATCAAGACCTGGATCTATTGCTGTTGAAGAAAGTGTTGAATTGCAAAGAGTTAAAAGTATTGTTGATGCTATTTATGAAAATAAATATTTTGAGAAAGTAGATTTCTCTATTGACTCCTATTCTCCTTTAGTTATTGATTATGTTTTAAACAAAGGTTTTAAAATTGTAAATGATATTACAGGTTTAAGCAATGATGAGGTTTGTAAAGTATCAGCTAAATATAATGCTCAAGTTATAATAATGCATATGCAAAATGATCCAAGTAATATGCAAGATAATCCAGAATATGAAAATATAATGTTAGATTTAGATAAGTATTTCCAAACACAAATTCAAAAGGCACAATCTTTTGGAATAAAGGATATTGTTTTAGATGTAGGTATTGGTTTTGGTAAGACATTAGAACACAATCTTACATTACTTAATAATATGGAACATTTTAAACATTTTGGATTTGAAGTATTAATTGGTGCTAGTAGAAAATCAATGATTGATAAAATTGTAAGTTCTAGTATTGAGCAAAGACTTCCAGGAACTTTAGCTATTCATTTAGAGTCTATAAAAAAAGGGGCTTCAATAGTTAGATGTCATGATGTTAAAGAACACTATCAAGCTATTAAAGTTTTAGAAGCTATTAATTCAATAAATTAA
- a CDS encoding DNA polymerase III subunit delta' yields the protein MITNKIDNSTILVVDNIDSTLNDLVSFYPKHLVRIIKNEEKEEFLISQATLAIKEAYIASNEKKYIFLCGTTFRNEAQNSLLKVLEEPPSNVVFIILTTSKSSILPTIYSRMPYLYLKKSQLKDESPLDIKKLDLKDIYNFLKENQKISKNEAKEIIESILLKVKIQDLSLTQNQLEFFSKSIKLLELNSRPVNVLTTLLLSLSNQKTKF from the coding sequence ATGATTACTAATAAAATTGATAATTCAACTATTTTAGTTGTTGATAATATTGATAGTACTTTAAATGATTTAGTTTCTTTTTATCCTAAACACTTAGTACGAATTATAAAAAATGAAGAAAAAGAAGAGTTTTTAATATCTCAAGCTACTCTTGCTATAAAAGAAGCATATATTGCTTCAAATGAAAAAAAATATATATTTCTATGTGGTACTACATTTAGGAATGAAGCACAGAATTCACTTCTGAAAGTATTAGAAGAACCACCTAGTAATGTTGTATTTATTATATTAACAACTTCTAAGTCTTCTATTCTTCCTACTATTTATTCTAGAATGCCTTATTTATATTTAAAAAAATCACAATTAAAAGATGAATCACCATTAGATATTAAAAAACTTGATTTAAAAGATATTTATAATTTTTTAAAAGAGAATCAAAAAATATCAAAAAATGAAGCAAAAGAAATTATTGAATCTATTTTATTAAAAGTAAAAATTCAAGATTTATCTCTTACTCAAAATCAATTAGAATTTTTCTCAAAATCAATTAAGTTGTTAGAATTAAACTCTAGACCAGTAAATGTATTAACTACCCTACTTTTATCTTTATCAAACCAAAAAACTAAATTTTAA
- a CDS encoding HobA family DNA replication regulator, producing the protein MQEFLNWTVDAIREDRLISPWLEEKKYEWTPLVSKNIVNLLEKGCSVIVITDKEREWFLEYILTNINSTKLNRPFLPFYDFKSFYKYIDNIKSDDDISHIKDMLNISFPNGYCFWFIGKSQDSRAVIPKVSKNSFLWLLDEEKQDAFNLRSNDEALDMKLLQMFRLYNKTVSSALFAEINVEN; encoded by the coding sequence GTGCAAGAATTTCTAAATTGGACAGTTGATGCAATCAGGGAAGATAGACTTATCTCTCCTTGGTTGGAAGAAAAAAAATATGAATGGACACCATTAGTATCTAAAAATATTGTAAATCTTTTAGAAAAAGGTTGTTCTGTAATTGTAATTACTGATAAAGAGCGAGAATGGTTTCTAGAATATATTTTAACTAATATTAATTCGACTAAATTAAATAGACCCTTTTTACCTTTTTATGATTTTAAGTCTTTTTATAAGTATATTGACAATATTAAATCAGATGATGATATCTCACATATTAAAGATATGTTAAATATATCTTTTCCTAATGGATATTGTTTTTGGTTTATTGGAAAGAGTCAAGACTCACGTGCGGTAATACCAAAAGTATCTAAGAACTCATTTTTATGGTTATTAGATGAAGAGAAACAAGACGCTTTTAATTTAAGAAGTAATGATGAGGCTTTAGATATGAAACTATTACAGATGTTTAGACTTTACAATAAAACTGTAAGTTCAGCATTATTTGCTGAGATTAACGTAGAGAACTAA
- a CDS encoding aspartate kinase, producing the protein MLKVLKFGGTSVGTLERIQNVANIIKNIKDEGHDVIAVVSAMSGETNKLIEYAETFSKKPKADEIDMLLSSGERVTSALLSIALNEQGYKATSMSGRQAGIITDNAHTKARIESIDTTGMKKAIGEGNVIIVAGFQGIAEDSHRVSTLGRGGSDLTAVAIAGAIEADVCEIYTDVDGIYTTDPRIEPKAKKLDKISYDEMLELASLGAKVLQNRSVEMAKKLNVNLVSRSSFTPEVEGTLITKEENIMEKPVVSGIALDKNQVRVGMYGVTDKPGIAASIFTSLADDNINVDMIVQTVGVDGATDLDFTIPTTDWEACRTVMDRFEGDARKIDYNESIAKVSIVGVGMKSHTGVASKAFSTLANENINIRIISTSEIKISMIIEEKYAELAVRSLHEAYELDK; encoded by the coding sequence ATGTTAAAAGTACTTAAATTTGGTGGAACAAGTGTAGGAACACTTGAGCGAATCCAAAACGTTGCGAATATTATAAAAAATATAAAAGATGAAGGTCACGATGTAATTGCTGTAGTTTCAGCAATGAGTGGTGAAACAAATAAATTAATTGAATATGCAGAAACTTTTTCAAAGAAGCCAAAGGCTGATGAAATTGATATGCTTTTAAGTTCTGGTGAGAGAGTAACTTCAGCTTTACTTTCTATTGCTTTAAATGAACAAGGGTATAAAGCTACTTCTATGAGTGGTAGACAAGCTGGTATTATTACTGATAATGCACATACAAAAGCAAGAATTGAATCAATTGATACTACAGGTATGAAGAAAGCAATTGGAGAAGGTAATGTAATTATTGTTGCTGGATTCCAAGGAATTGCAGAAGATTCACATAGGGTTTCTACTCTTGGTCGTGGTGGTAGTGATTTAACTGCTGTTGCAATTGCTGGTGCTATTGAAGCTGATGTATGTGAAATATATACTGATGTTGATGGTATTTATACTACAGACCCAAGAATTGAACCAAAAGCAAAGAAATTAGATAAAATTTCTTATGATGAAATGTTAGAATTAGCTTCATTAGGAGCTAAAGTATTGCAGAATAGATCTGTAGAAATGGCGAAAAAATTAAATGTAAACCTAGTATCAAGAAGCAGCTTTACGCCTGAAGTTGAAGGTACTTTAATCACAAAGGAAGAGAATATCATGGAAAAACCAGTTGTTAGTGGAATTGCTTTAGATAAAAATCAAGTTAGAGTTGGAATGTACGGTGTTACTGACAAGCCTGGCATTGCTGCATCAATTTTTACTTCACTTGCTGATGACAATATTAATGTTGACATGATAGTTCAAACTGTAGGTGTTGATGGCGCTACAGATTTAGACTTTACTATTCCTACAACTGATTGGGAAGCTTGTAGAACTGTAATGGATAGATTTGAAGGAGATGCTAGAAAAATTGATTATAATGAATCAATTGCAAAAGTATCTATTGTTGGTGTTGGTATGAAATCTCATACAGGTGTTGCTTCAAAAGCATTTTCAACATTAGCAAACGAAAATATTAATATCAGAATTATTTCAACTTCAGAAATTAAAATTTCAATGATTATCGAAGAAAAATATGCAGAATTAGCTGTTAGATCTTTACACGAAGCTTACGAACTGGATAAGTAG
- a CDS encoding RNA pyrophosphohydrolase, with protein sequence MTDKNENITSNETKNYRPNVAAIVLSAKYPHTCEIFIASRTDVENAWQFPQGGIDEGESAKEALYRELEEEIGTRDVEIIAEYPKWVSYDFPPAIAKKMHPYDGQRQKYFLVKLKKGAKINIETEIPEFSEYKFVPTKNIYDYITFFKRTVYKQVLKYFRNEGYI encoded by the coding sequence ATGACTGATAAAAATGAAAATATAACATCAAATGAAACGAAAAATTACAGACCAAATGTGGCCGCAATTGTACTATCAGCTAAATACCCCCATACATGTGAAATTTTTATAGCTTCACGAACAGATGTAGAAAATGCATGGCAATTTCCACAAGGTGGAATTGATGAAGGTGAATCAGCTAAAGAGGCTCTATATAGAGAGTTAGAAGAAGAAATAGGCACAAGAGATGTAGAGATTATTGCAGAATATCCAAAGTGGGTTTCATATGATTTTCCCCCTGCAATAGCAAAAAAAATGCATCCATACGATGGACAAAGACAAAAATACTTTTTAGTAAAATTAAAAAAAGGTGCAAAAATAAATATTGAAACTGAGATTCCAGAATTCAGTGAATATAAGTTTGTACCAACAAAAAATATATATGATTATATAACTTTTTTCAAACGAACAGTTTACAAACAAGTTTTAAAATATTTTAGAAATGAAGGTTATATTTAG
- the hemW gene encoding radical SAM family heme chaperone HemW — MLLYIHIPFCDSKCFYCAFNSYTDRFHLKSEYMKALKLQLKNELNDYVKKHNKKIETVFIGGGTPSTIKHHEYTEVFELIKPYLTHDAEITTEANPNSASFEWQENMNKLGVNRISFGVQSFHTEKLKFLGRSHNSKSAIKAIQNANRIGFNGINCDIIYGVQGDTLESMKEDFDTAFSLPITHLSAYSLTIEEGTKFFDRSSVKIDDEELSYEIFDYIKDAGFKQYEISNFAKNKEYESKHNYGYWQHKEYLGIGAGAVGYYNNQRRYPIKEIEEYIQNPMNIELENISIDDIKAEKILLGFRSSCGVEIELFSKEELEKVNDLIEYKKVYKENNRIFNNNFLLSDELALYILE; from the coding sequence TTGCTTTTATACATACATATACCCTTTTGCGACAGTAAATGTTTTTACTGCGCTTTTAACTCATATACAGATAGATTTCATTTGAAATCAGAATATATGAAAGCATTAAAATTACAACTAAAAAATGAATTAAATGATTATGTGAAAAAACATAATAAGAAAATCGAAACAGTATTTATAGGAGGAGGAACACCTTCAACAATTAAACATCATGAATATACAGAAGTATTTGAATTAATTAAACCATATCTTACACATGATGCTGAAATTACAACAGAAGCCAATCCAAATTCTGCATCTTTTGAGTGGCAAGAAAACATGAATAAACTAGGAGTTAATAGAATCAGTTTTGGAGTACAAAGTTTTCATACTGAAAAACTAAAATTTCTAGGAAGATCGCATAACAGTAAATCTGCTATAAAAGCTATACAAAATGCAAATCGGATAGGTTTTAATGGTATTAACTGCGATATTATTTATGGAGTACAAGGTGACACATTAGAGAGTATGAAAGAAGATTTCGACACTGCTTTTTCACTACCTATTACACATCTTAGTGCATACTCTTTAACTATTGAGGAAGGAACAAAATTCTTTGATAGAAGTTCAGTAAAAATAGATGATGAGGAACTATCATATGAAATATTTGATTATATTAAAGATGCAGGTTTTAAACAATATGAAATTTCAAACTTTGCAAAAAATAAAGAGTATGAATCAAAACATAACTATGGATATTGGCAGCACAAAGAGTATTTAGGTATTGGAGCAGGTGCTGTTGGATATTACAATAATCAAAGAAGATATCCAATTAAAGAAATTGAAGAATATATTCAAAATCCAATGAATATTGAACTTGAAAACATAAGTATTGATGATATAAAAGCTGAAAAAATATTACTAGGTTTTAGATCATCTTGTGGAGTAGAAATTGAACTTTTTTCAAAAGAAGAGTTAGAAAAAGTTAATGATTTAATTGAATATAAGAAAGTTTATAAAGAAAACAATAGAATATTTAATAATAACTTCTTATTATCCGATGAATTAGCTCTATACATACTAGAATAA
- the prmC gene encoding peptide chain release factor N(5)-glutamine methyltransferase — protein MTIKETIKKYSARLKFVTHIPAKEVEILMLHLLEQNTIWLHLNYNNEFSLEKELEKLVKKRETNYPIEYIINKATFYGENFNVKDGVLIPRPETELLVDNALEIIKDLNKPVKVLEIGTGSGIISVMLALLIKDINIIAVDINEKALELAKSNAIKHNVEHKIDFRLSNLYENVNEEDIDMTISNPPYIADDYKLPDNVKYEPSNALFGGKIGDELLKDIIDQTNERNIEYLLCEMGYDQKKPLEEYFKNFETKDSSFYKDYEKFDRGFTLQLKK, from the coding sequence ATGACAATTAAAGAAACAATTAAAAAATACAGTGCAAGACTAAAGTTTGTAACACATATTCCTGCAAAAGAAGTAGAAATTCTAATGTTACATTTATTAGAACAAAATACTATATGGCTTCATCTTAATTATAATAATGAGTTTTCACTTGAAAAAGAGCTAGAAAAACTTGTAAAAAAAAGAGAAACTAACTATCCAATAGAATATATTATTAATAAAGCTACATTTTATGGTGAGAACTTTAATGTAAAAGATGGTGTATTAATACCAAGACCAGAAACTGAGCTTTTAGTAGATAATGCACTAGAAATAATTAAAGATTTAAATAAACCTGTAAAAGTACTTGAAATTGGTACAGGTTCAGGAATTATATCTGTAATGCTAGCTTTACTTATTAAAGATATTAATATTATTGCAGTTGATATTAATGAAAAAGCATTAGAACTGGCAAAATCAAATGCCATCAAACACAATGTTGAGCACAAAATTGATTTTAGACTTAGTAATTTATATGAGAATGTAAATGAAGAAGATATAGATATGACAATATCAAACCCTCCTTATATTGCAGATGATTATAAACTACCTGATAATGTAAAATATGAACCATCTAATGCTTTATTTGGTGGTAAGATTGGGGATGAACTATTAAAAGACATCATTGATCAAACTAATGAGCGTAACATTGAATATTTATTATGTGAAATGGGATATGACCAAAAGAAACCACTTGAAGAGTATTTTAAAAACTTTGAAACAAAAGATTCATCATTTTACAAAGACTATGAAAAGTTCGATAGAGGTTTTACTCTACAATTAAAAAAATAA
- a CDS encoding M3 family metallopeptidase yields the protein MFKEFNLENLEDSKNQLEQLLTSSRKETNNLLEIENKTYKNFVTPYQEIGESISDFVTPIFHIDSVKNSETTRKVHEECLPIISKYETEISQNDNIYRALKDIQSKEKSTLTFIQNKVLENEIRDFKLSGSHLDDNKKKRLEELNLTLSELSHKFSQNLLDATNAFEMIIDNEEDVKEIPASDLELAKFEEEGITKYKFSLQIPSYLAYITYGTSREKREELYKAYCTRAPENGKIIEEILTLKNEKVKILGFDSYSQYSIETKMAKTEDEVISFLEELGHKGKDKAKEELEEIKAIAKEDGVNDFRSSDMAYYSEKLKKAKYDLDEEYYRPYFEQESVLNGFFNFLDQIFDVKFTLANTPAWDEKVRVYDLSSKNKTIARIYIDLEARSDKRGGAWMNNWHSHFDKSNGETQLPTAYIVCNFPQSTDTTPSLLRHSDVVTLFHEMGHALHHLLSEVKEPYVSGIAGVAWDTVEFPSQFLEYFSYDKEVLKLFAKHYETGEVLDDAAINRIINAKNFQSSLAMVRQIEFALFDFKLYQKLYKTEDDVQELLDSVRQEFAAMTPPSYNKFQNGFSHIFAGGYSAGYYSYKWAEVLSADAFYMFIDSENIFNKKLALKYKAAVLAQGGSKNMDELFYEFAQREPSVDSLLKIDGIIS from the coding sequence ATGTTTAAAGAATTCAATTTAGAAAACTTAGAAGATTCAAAAAATCAATTAGAACAATTATTAACTTCAAGTAGAAAAGAAACAAACAATTTATTAGAAATAGAGAATAAAACTTATAAAAATTTTGTAACTCCTTATCAAGAAATAGGGGAGAGCATCAGTGATTTTGTTACACCAATTTTTCATATTGATTCAGTTAAGAATTCTGAAACAACTAGAAAAGTTCATGAAGAGTGTCTTCCAATTATATCAAAGTATGAAACTGAAATATCTCAAAATGATAATATTTATAGAGCTTTAAAAGATATACAGTCTAAAGAAAAAAGCACTTTAACATTTATACAAAATAAAGTATTAGAAAATGAAATTAGAGACTTTAAACTTTCTGGTTCTCACTTAGATGATAATAAGAAGAAAAGACTTGAAGAGCTTAATTTAACTCTTAGTGAACTATCTCATAAATTTTCACAAAACTTACTAGATGCTACAAATGCTTTTGAAATGATCATTGATAATGAAGAGGATGTAAAAGAGATTCCAGCTTCAGATTTAGAGTTAGCAAAATTCGAAGAAGAAGGAATTACTAAATATAAATTCTCTTTACAGATTCCATCTTATTTAGCATACATTACTTATGGTACTTCTAGAGAAAAAAGAGAAGAATTATATAAAGCATATTGCACAAGAGCTCCTGAAAATGGAAAAATTATTGAAGAGATATTAACTTTAAAAAACGAAAAAGTTAAAATCTTAGGTTTTGATTCTTATTCACAATATTCAATAGAAACAAAAATGGCTAAAACAGAAGATGAAGTTATTTCATTTCTTGAAGAGTTAGGACATAAAGGAAAAGATAAAGCTAAAGAAGAATTAGAAGAAATTAAAGCAATTGCAAAAGAAGATGGTGTTAATGACTTTAGATCATCTGATATGGCTTATTACTCTGAGAAACTAAAAAAAGCTAAGTATGATTTAGATGAAGAGTATTATAGACCTTATTTTGAACAAGAATCAGTTTTAAATGGTTTCTTTAACTTCTTAGATCAAATCTTTGATGTAAAGTTCACTTTAGCAAATACTCCTGCTTGGGATGAGAAAGTAAGAGTTTATGATTTAAGTTCTAAAAATAAAACTATTGCGAGAATTTATATTGATCTGGAAGCTAGAAGTGACAAAAGAGGTGGAGCATGGATGAATAACTGGCATTCACACTTTGATAAGTCAAATGGTGAAACACAACTTCCTACTGCTTATATTGTTTGTAACTTTCCACAATCAACAGATACAACGCCTTCATTATTAAGACACTCTGATGTAGTTACACTATTCCATGAAATGGGTCATGCATTACATCATTTATTAAGTGAAGTAAAAGAACCTTATGTAAGTGGTATTGCTGGTGTTGCTTGGGATACAGTTGAATTTCCTTCACAATTCCTAGAATATTTCTCTTATGACAAAGAAGTATTAAAACTGTTCGCAAAACATTATGAAACTGGAGAAGTTTTAGATGATGCTGCAATTAATAGAATTATTAATGCCAAAAACTTCCAATCATCATTAGCAATGGTTAGACAAATTGAATTTGCATTATTTGATTTTAAACTTTATCAGAAGTTATACAAAACTGAAGATGACGTGCAAGAATTATTAGATTCAGTTAGGCAAGAGTTTGCAGCTATGACTCCACCATCATATAATAAATTCCAAAATGGATTCTCTCATATCTTTGCTGGAGGATATTCAGCAGGATATTATTCATATAAATGGGCTGAAGTACTAAGTGCTGATGCATTTTATATGTTTATTGACTCTGAGAATATCTTTAATAAAAAGCTAGCTTTAAAATATAAAGCAGCAGTTTTAGCACAGGGTGGTTCTAAAAATATGGACGAATTATTCTATGAGTTTGCACAAAGAGAACCAAGTGTTGATTCTTTATTAAAAATTGATGGAATTATTAGCTAA
- a CDS encoding tyrosine-type recombinase/integrase, with protein MKYSLDCEETFTQTYMFWLSRFIRNKITTLSNRQVKDKDRLTQILHELSIGYKEIEELKSTVKEVRNIGINSIHVYFIPLGKLFKFMSNYGPKSMKEIDEELLSDFLATQTSKLSDATKKNYRIALVTFFNYIDKQNEETNGNTYRFGIELKNWGGLSGKSGQKLPSFMKKDEVQKFIQAIDSYEFSNKIAARNRLILKIILYTGIRVSEAINIHMKDFNKDEDAYIIQVRGKGNKPRVVMIKELIIGKDLNEWNEIKTCQNNLLLCNQKGNELTQAYISSIVEKILLSVGIRKEKNGAHMLRHTFATMLYQKSKDLILVQESLGHADINTSRIYTHFDKDKLKQTTDIF; from the coding sequence ATGAAATATTCATTAGATTGCGAAGAAACATTTACTCAAACATATATGTTTTGGTTATCTAGATTCATTAGGAACAAAATTACAACATTATCAAACAGACAAGTTAAAGACAAAGATAGACTAACTCAAATTTTACATGAACTTTCAATTGGTTATAAAGAAATAGAAGAATTAAAAAGTACAGTAAAAGAAGTTAGAAATATTGGAATCAATAGTATTCATGTTTATTTTATACCACTTGGAAAACTATTTAAGTTTATGTCTAATTATGGACCAAAGTCTATGAAAGAAATTGATGAAGAATTATTAAGTGATTTCTTAGCAACTCAAACAAGTAAATTATCAGATGCAACTAAAAAGAATTATAGAATTGCATTAGTTACATTCTTTAATTACATAGATAAGCAAAATGAAGAAACAAATGGTAATACTTATAGGTTTGGTATTGAGCTAAAGAACTGGGGTGGATTATCTGGGAAAAGTGGTCAAAAACTACCCTCTTTTATGAAAAAAGACGAAGTTCAGAAATTTATTCAAGCTATTGATTCATATGAGTTTAGTAATAAAATAGCAGCAAGAAATAGATTAATTTTAAAGATTATACTTTATACGGGAATAAGAGTTAGTGAAGCTATTAATATTCATATGAAAGATTTTAATAAAGATGAAGATGCATATATTATTCAAGTAAGAGGAAAAGGTAATAAACCTAGAGTTGTAATGATCAAGGAACTTATTATTGGAAAAGATTTAAATGAATGGAATGAAATCAAAACATGTCAAAATAATCTTTTATTATGTAATCAAAAAGGCAATGAATTAACTCAAGCATATATTAGCTCAATTGTTGAAAAAATACTTTTAAGTGTAGGGATAAGAAAAGAAAAAAACGGAGCACATATGTTACGACATACTTTCGCAACTATGTTATATCAAAAAAGTAAAGATTTAATTTTGGTACAAGAATCATTAGGTCACGCAGATATTAATACTTCTAGAATTTATACTCATTTTGATAAAGATAAATTAAAACAAACAACAGATATATTTTAG